The following are encoded together in the Proteiniphilum saccharofermentans genome:
- a CDS encoding family 43 glycosylhydrolase: protein MISFSTIAQNTRMRTYCNPVNIDYTYMIYNSDKDISYRSGADPAVVEFRGEYYMFVTRSMGYWHSTDLQSWNFIEPEKWYPQGSNAPAAHNYKDSVLYVMGDPSGAMSVLYTDNPKRGDWKAVPAILHNLQDPALFIDDDGSAFVYWGSSNLHPIRGQRLNKDHRFIRYGEVDSLFNKDMDKHGWERFGENNSDTIPGYIEGPWMTKHNNKYYLQYGAPGTEFNVYADGVYIGNHPLGPFEYAPNNPVSFKPGGFMNGAGHGSTVKGPQDLYWHFASMALSYNVNWERRLCMFPLHFDNDGLMWSDTYFGDYPRYAPSEPGKAGEFTGWMLLSYKKPVTVSSSVGDHTAEKLTDEQVKTYWLAGDNGDSQWATIDLQKAGMVHAVQINYFDHESDMYGRIPGLRHRYVVEGSLDGQDWRVLIDKSNSFRDNPNDYVELPEAERIRYLRYRNIEVPTPHLAISDIRVFGIGEGKKPGPVTGFHVQREDDRRDAMITWNAQKDVQGYNVRWGIAPDKLYSSWLIYDDNQLLLKALTTDQEYYFTIEAFNENGISTPLKPIHVK from the coding sequence ATGATTTCTTTCAGTACCATCGCACAGAATACAAGGATGCGCACCTATTGTAATCCGGTTAATATAGATTACACCTATATGATCTACAATTCCGACAAGGATATCTCCTATCGCTCGGGGGCCGATCCGGCAGTGGTGGAATTCAGGGGAGAGTACTATATGTTCGTCACCCGTTCCATGGGTTACTGGCACTCTACCGACCTGCAAAGCTGGAATTTCATCGAGCCTGAGAAATGGTATCCTCAGGGAAGCAACGCACCCGCCGCCCACAATTATAAAGATTCGGTCTTGTACGTGATGGGAGACCCTTCCGGAGCAATGAGCGTGCTGTATACCGATAATCCGAAGCGAGGAGACTGGAAAGCCGTTCCGGCCATCCTGCATAATCTTCAGGACCCGGCACTTTTTATAGATGACGACGGCTCAGCCTTTGTTTATTGGGGATCGTCCAACCTTCACCCTATCCGCGGACAGAGATTGAACAAGGATCACCGCTTTATCCGTTATGGAGAAGTAGACTCCCTTTTCAATAAGGATATGGACAAACATGGATGGGAAAGATTTGGCGAGAACAACAGCGACACCATTCCGGGGTATATTGAAGGACCCTGGATGACAAAGCACAATAACAAATATTATCTGCAATACGGAGCCCCGGGAACCGAATTCAATGTGTATGCCGATGGCGTATATATCGGCAACCATCCGCTGGGGCCTTTTGAATATGCTCCCAACAATCCGGTTAGTTTTAAACCGGGAGGATTTATGAATGGAGCGGGACATGGAAGTACCGTAAAAGGTCCGCAAGACCTTTACTGGCACTTTGCCTCGATGGCGCTCTCCTACAATGTCAACTGGGAACGGCGGCTTTGCATGTTCCCGCTCCATTTTGATAATGACGGACTGATGTGGAGCGATACCTATTTCGGCGACTATCCGCGTTATGCCCCGTCCGAACCCGGGAAAGCGGGAGAATTTACCGGCTGGATGCTGTTATCCTATAAAAAACCGGTCACGGTTTCTTCCTCCGTAGGAGATCATACCGCCGAAAAATTGACTGACGAACAAGTAAAAACCTATTGGCTTGCCGGGGACAACGGTGACAGCCAGTGGGCTACCATAGACCTGCAAAAAGCGGGTATGGTGCATGCCGTGCAGATCAACTACTTCGATCACGAATCCGACATGTACGGAAGAATCCCCGGATTAAGGCACAGGTATGTGGTGGAGGGTTCATTGGATGGCCAGGATTGGAGAGTATTGATAGATAAAAGTAACAGTTTCAGGGACAACCCCAACGACTACGTAGAATTGCCGGAAGCGGAAAGGATCCGCTACCTGCGGTACAGGAACATCGAAGTACCCACTCCTCACCTGGCTATCTCCGATATCCGCGTATTCGGGATTGGTGAGGGGAAGAAACCTGGTCCTGTCACAGGATTCCATGTACAAAGAGAGGACGACCGCCGCGACGCAATGATAACCTGGAATGCACAAAAAGATGTGCAGGGCTACAATGTCCGTTGGGGGATCGCTCCGGATAAGCTGTATAGCTCCTGGCTCATTTATGACGACAATCAGTTACTGTTAAAGGCATTGACCACCGATCAGGAATATTATTTCACCATTGAAGCGTTCAATGAGAACGGTATCTCGACTCCTTTAAAGCCAATCCACGTAAAATAA